The Salvelinus fontinalis isolate EN_2023a chromosome 34, ASM2944872v1, whole genome shotgun sequence region CTACTCAAAATACAATACCAAAGTTCTCCAGACTTCCAATAGTAAAATCATCGTGATGAGATTTGGAAGGATGGGTCCGTGAGGTTAGTAAGAATGTTAGCACTGCTAGGCTCAATGATAAGTGGATGTCCAAGACAACATCGAGACTGAACTGACGTCTAATGTAATAACCCAAACCCCAACTAATTCCACAGTTAGTTAGAGAAATGTCCTGGCCGTCATACTAAATCAGAACTTGTTCTTGGCTGATTAAAGAATAAATATATGAAGAAATGGTAGGTGACATACCTGTCTCTTCAAGACCAGGTGCTTCCCTTTCCAGTACTTGAGCATCTGGAGGGACTGCAGGGTGCTGACGATGTCCACTGGGTTGACGGCTGTCTCCTGGCTGATCTCCTTGATGGAGATCTCCTTCCCCTGGAACTGGTTGAGGTAGCGCAGCAGCACCTCCTTCCAGTAGGACCTGTAGCTGATTAGGCCCAGGTCTGAGAGGGGCCGTTCTGGAGAGCCCACCTTCTCCTCCACCTTAGACAGTAGGTAACCTGGGAGAGGGAAGACCACACACAGGGTTACACAGAGACCAGGGTTAGAGAGAAACCAGGACCAGACACGGGGTTACAGAGAGGTCAGGTAGAGTCAGAGAGACCACAAGGTAGTGGCTGTACTCACTGAAGTCAATCAGCATCTTTCCATAGCCCTGCCTCATGTACTGTGGCATGGTGAGGATACAGGAGACATTGTAGTTCAGGAATGAGTTCTTCTCCTAAAATGGGAGGGCATAGACGTTTTGAGTTTGAGAAAAGCAGTTTATAAATAAAACGTAGCATTATAACTACGACTGACTGGTTACCTTTGAGAAGTAGCCCACAAGATGGCAGCCGGTGTTGTCAGCCTCTGTCATGACGTAGAAGAGGAAGGGCTCCACGTCGTAGTATAGGGTCTTGTGGTCCAGGAAGAGCTTAGCCAGAAGGCACAGGTTTTGGCAGTAGATCTGTGGACGATAGGGTCATTTAGCAGGGCTATGGTCAGAGCAGGGTAGTCAAAACATTCACAAGGCAGGATAACATAACATTCCTGGGACCTCAGCAATCTCTCACCTTGTTCTTTTTACCGTCCACCTCAAAGACGGAGATGTTTCCCTTTCGATAGATCTCATCCCCTGGTGGGTGTTTCCAGACACACTTGGCCTGTACAGGGGGAGGGACGGCACCGATCATCATACAAAAACTTATTCAGAACTGAGATCCACTCTGAAACGTCTGAATCCATCCATAAAGAACAATCAGAAAACACCGGAGAAACTAATTGACATGCACCAACGTTCTCACCATGTGCCGGCGCAGGATGGTCAGACTCTTCATGTACTTGAGGCAGAACTCACACATGTAGAGGCGTCCCAGGCGGGCGTACTCCTCGGGGTAGGGCGAGTGGTACCAGGTGTCCAGCTCGTAGCGGCCAAACACAATGGTCTTGATCATGTTGCTGCCCTCCGCCACCTGGCCCTGCAGCTTCTCCTGCACCAGgcggaggacagggagaggggacagaaaagagaggaggaagagagaggtttgACCAACGCAGCGAGGGAGAGGGGCAGGCAAAACGCCACGGGAGGAGAACTCATTACTCTCTGTGGAAGCGACCACGGAGAATGCGCTTTAATTTGGAAAAAAAGGTTAGAAATGTGTGTGGAAAGGATAAGAGAGAGCTCTGAATTGGAAGACTGAAAGGGGAGGCTCTTAAAGATATTGTCTAGAGTAAATCTAGCTCAAAGAGAGCGAAGAAGAACTTCTCCATAAACTACCCGGTCTTGTAACTGACAACACCAGACAGTGTGAGAAGCCAGATTACCCAGAATGCTCCCCGTCTGGCACTGCCCACCATAAACGGTGAGAGCTGGGTGTCGACTGGGCCCAGTCCAGCCAGTCACTAGTACAGGCTCAGGAAAAGAAAGAGGAAAATGGGAGGAAGGGCGATGAGTTCTCTCTCTTACAAGATCCTCCGAAGCACGTGCCTGGGCTTTTCGAAAGAGCTCCAGGTCGTAATCACTTGTGATGTTCTCCAGGAGGGGCTCTCGGTTGTTGCCGTGGGACTGCCGGTGATCCTGGGAcatcagagagggagaagaagccTTTAACCTCAGAACAATCAGCACATCTCTTCAACCGGACACATTATTTACCTTCAACATATCTGTTGTCCAAACAGTTGTCAAACTGTGCTTGCGAGACACTTTTTAATATTGCAAGTATTATATTTGTTTACGTTTCGTATGGGATAAGAGTGTATTACAACGTGTAGGCTACAAGGAAGCTTTTTCTTCTGGCACTAATGGAAATGGGTAGTTTTTTCATTCCTAGAGTTTGGATTAGAGGTCAGATCATCACACTCACCATGTACTGGTCTTTCTGCTCTTTTAGCAGACCCGagttcctcttcttcctcatttCCGTCACCTTCTCCTTGTACCTCATCTGTCTCTCCGTTGGGGCCTAATCCATTATGCAATGTTATGATACTGCCATGATACTGCCTTTAAATCCAAATCCTAATTTGCGCCCCATTTGATATTGCCTTTCTTGAAACATTGACTGCAAGGAGAGACAAATCCAAACCAAAAACAGTAGCGTAGTGATAAAATGAGATGGTTGACCAAAAAATGAAAGGCCCAGGATCATAGTACCTGGTGACGGGTAGCGTGTCTGTTCTCATCCTGCCGGTGGGACAACGTCCGCTCCTCCACCTGTTTGTCACGAGAGGAGGCCCTCGTCTGCGAAGAGAATTCCCATTTGGTAAGCGATCCCTACTAAAGATATGCCTACAGTATGTTGTTTTATTAAGTAGTAGGCAGACAGATTTCAGACACAGTCCAAGAATCCCACACCTCAACACTAAAGACAACTTCTAAGGTAGATTTACCTTGCATTCATCTACAGAGAGGTTGTGGAAGAGAGGGCAGCCAGATATTGAGAAGTGCCTCTCATGTTTCCCTGTCAAATGGCCTGAAAAACGAATAAAACAGAGAACGTCAAATGAAACCAATGCAGAACATAACAACTAACAGTGTGTGTTTTGAATGTGTAGCGCTCTGAGGTCCACATTGCACAAAAAGTCAACTATGTAAATAAATGTCCTGTCCTCATTGACGGTGGAGCTGACAGTTAAGAATGAGATAATTTACCCAGGGAGTTACAGCCTGGTGTGGGGCACTTCATGTTGAAGTTGTAGCTCTCGTGGAAGCGGCGGCGCTTGGGCCTGTGGGAGAGGTCGCTGCCAGAGTCTTTGAGTGACAGCTCCTTGGCCAGGCTCTCGTCATGAGAGGCGTTAGGGCTGGACACGTCAATATCCGACTCCGATGAGAGGGCGTTCCCTGTTGGGGTGCGGGGCGGAGACTCGTCCTGGTCTGCTGCTCGCTTCAGGTCTGGAAAAGTCAACGAGGAGAAGAACACATGTAAAGGAATTGTTATACTCACAAGCACGACAGACACCtcacattgttttattttacctttattcaactaggaaagtcagttaagaactaattcttattcacaattacggcctaccccggccaaacccagacgacgctgggccaattgtgcgccgccctatgggactcccaatcacggccagttgagatacagcctggaatcgaaccagggtctgtagtgacacctctagcactgagatgcagtgccttagaccgctgtgccactcgggagcccacatgATGGGGCTTAGTTCATATTTCAAGTGCCTGGCTTGTATCTAGAATTATGAACGAGGACATTCCAACTATCTTACAGTACCATGTCTATACGGTTTCAGGACACAAGGTTCCATTTTGTTGTGATactgttatacacacacacacacacacacacacacacacacacacacacacacacacacacacacacacacacacacacacacacaatgctataTATTTTTTGTCAATGTTGGTGATGCatttgtttttcacaattcttgcaCGCCCCCTTCCGGTTTTCCCAAGGCATGTTTTTCCAAAGACAAAAAGTGAGGGGTATGAAACAGGACAGGAGGGGATGATGACTCATCGTGACATCAAACACCCAATACATGATCGAGTACAACGACCCCACCACACCAGCAACAGAACCCAAAGGAATGAATAGGGATGGTAGCTACAAGCATAGGCTGCAATTTTCAGCAGAACTGTCTGAGTAACCAGCAGAGACATAACAAATGAGTGGAATAACATGTGGAGGACAACACAAGCTCAAATCATCTCTGTTTGAGGACACAAGTCCAAAACAAACTTAAAGAGTAGAAAAGCACTGGTTGAGCATCACTGCCTCTTCGAAAACTTAAAATGATACAATGACAACATAACATCAATAACGCAGTGGGTGGCCAGCTCTCGCATGTGGACAATGGAGCGGGGGGGAACTGTGAGAGAAAGTGACCATGCTGCCTCGTCCTCCTACCCTCCACATGCTGCTCCGTGTCCGACCCCGAAGAGCGACTCTGGCGCAGAGGGTATTTCTTGGGGGTGACCGGCGGCCCTTGCTGCAGACTACGGCTACGGGTCACTCGCCGGGCAGAGAAGGTCACCACCTCTGCTGGGCTGATCTGGGCAGGGCTGGAATCTAAAAAGACATTTTTTTAACAAACGTCTTCAGGGGTCTCTGGCCCTAAGCAGTAATATAGAAGGCTAGGAGCTACAACTCTTGTCTCGTCAATGGACAAATC contains the following coding sequences:
- the LOC129833150 gene encoding histone acetyltransferase KAT7 isoform X2, with translation MPRRKRNAGSSSDGTEDSDFSADHEHTDRIETYGRTRRNTRLTRASLRLSQSSQDSSPAQISPAEVVTFSARRVTRSRSLQQGPPVTPKKYPLRQSRSSGSDTEQHVEDLKRAADQDESPPRTPTGNALSSESDIDVSSPNASHDESLAKELSLKDSGSDLSHRPKRRRFHESYNFNMKCPTPGCNSLGHLTGKHERHFSISGCPLFHNLSVDECKTRASSRDKQVEERTLSHRQDENRHATRHQAPTERQMRYKEKVTEMRKKRNSGLLKEQKDQYMDHRQSHGNNREPLLENITSDYDLELFRKAQEKLQGQVAEGSNMIKTIVFGRYELDTWYHSPYPEEYARLGRLYMCEFCLKYMKSLTILRRHMAKCVWKHPPGDEIYRKGNISVFEVDGKKNKIYCQNLCLLAKLFLDHKTLYYDVEPFLFYVMTEADNTGCHLVGYFSKEKNSFLNYNVSCILTMPQYMRQGYGKMLIDFSYLLSKVEEKVGSPERPLSDLGLISYRSYWKEVLLRYLNQFQGKEISIKEISQETAVNPVDIVSTLQSLQMLKYWKGKHLVLKRQDLIDDWKAKETKRGSSKTIEPTALKWTPPKGT
- the LOC129833150 gene encoding histone acetyltransferase KAT7 isoform X4 — translated: MPRRKRNAGSSSDGTEDSDFSADHEHTDRIETYGRTRRNTRLTRASLRLSQSSQDSSPAQISPAEVVTFSARRVTRSRSLQQGPPVTPKKYPLRQSRSSGSDTEQHVEDLKRAADQDESPPRTPTGNALSSESDIDVSSPNASHDESLAKELSLKDSGSDLSHRPKRRRFHESYNFNMKCPTPGCNSLGHLTGKHERHFSISGCPLFHNLSVDECKTRASSRDKQVEERTLSHRQDENRHATRHQEKLQGQVAEGSNMIKTIVFGRYELDTWYHSPYPEEYARLGRLYMCEFCLKYMKSLTILRRHMAKCVWKHPPGDEIYRKGNISVFEVDGKKNKIYCQNLCLLAKLFLDHKTLYYDVEPFLFYVMTEADNTGCHLVGYFSKEKNSFLNYNVSCILTMPQYMRQGYGKMLIDFSYLLSKVEEKVGSPERPLSDLGLISYRSYWKEVLLRYLNQFQGKEISIKEISQETAVNPVDIVSTLQSLQMLKYWKGKHLVLKRQDLIDDWKAKETKRGSSKTIEPTALKWTPPKGT
- the LOC129833150 gene encoding histone acetyltransferase KAT7 isoform X3; its protein translation is MPRRKRNAGSSSDGTEDSDFSADHEHTDRIETYGRTRRNTRLTRASLRLSQSSQDLKRAADQDESPPRTPTGNALSSESDIDVSSPNASHDESLAKELSLKDSGSDLSHRPKRRRFHESYNFNMKCPTPGCNSLGHLTGKHERHFSISGCPLFHNLSVDECKTRASSRDKQVEERTLSHRQDENRHATRHQAPTERQMRYKEKVTEMRKKRNSGLLKEQKDQYMDHRQSHGNNREPLLENITSDYDLELFRKAQARASEDLEKLQGQVAEGSNMIKTIVFGRYELDTWYHSPYPEEYARLGRLYMCEFCLKYMKSLTILRRHMAKCVWKHPPGDEIYRKGNISVFEVDGKKNKIYCQNLCLLAKLFLDHKTLYYDVEPFLFYVMTEADNTGCHLVGYFSKEKNSFLNYNVSCILTMPQYMRQGYGKMLIDFSYLLSKVEEKVGSPERPLSDLGLISYRSYWKEVLLRYLNQFQGKEISIKEISQETAVNPVDIVSTLQSLQMLKYWKGKHLVLKRQDLIDDWKAKETKRGSSKTIEPTALKWTPPKGT
- the LOC129833150 gene encoding histone acetyltransferase KAT7 isoform X1 is translated as MPRRKRNAGSSSDGTEDSDFSADHEHTDRIETYGRTRRNTRLTRASLRLSQSSQDSSPAQISPAEVVTFSARRVTRSRSLQQGPPVTPKKYPLRQSRSSGSDTEQHVEDLKRAADQDESPPRTPTGNALSSESDIDVSSPNASHDESLAKELSLKDSGSDLSHRPKRRRFHESYNFNMKCPTPGCNSLGHLTGKHERHFSISGCPLFHNLSVDECKTRASSRDKQVEERTLSHRQDENRHATRHQAPTERQMRYKEKVTEMRKKRNSGLLKEQKDQYMDHRQSHGNNREPLLENITSDYDLELFRKAQARASEDLEKLQGQVAEGSNMIKTIVFGRYELDTWYHSPYPEEYARLGRLYMCEFCLKYMKSLTILRRHMAKCVWKHPPGDEIYRKGNISVFEVDGKKNKIYCQNLCLLAKLFLDHKTLYYDVEPFLFYVMTEADNTGCHLVGYFSKEKNSFLNYNVSCILTMPQYMRQGYGKMLIDFSYLLSKVEEKVGSPERPLSDLGLISYRSYWKEVLLRYLNQFQGKEISIKEISQETAVNPVDIVSTLQSLQMLKYWKGKHLVLKRQDLIDDWKAKETKRGSSKTIEPTALKWTPPKGT